In one Pseudarthrobacter sp. NBSH8 genomic region, the following are encoded:
- a CDS encoding site-specific integrase, giving the protein MAHLLELEQAARGENHTGPATLVRFSPHTLRHACATRNYERGVDLVAIQQMLGHWHVGTTMRYVTPSATFIEDAYRRAVSGTLAELRGEGDGD; this is encoded by the coding sequence TTGGCTCACTTGCTCGAGCTTGAGCAGGCGGCCCGCGGCGAAAACCACACAGGCCCGGCTACGCTGGTCAGGTTCAGCCCGCACACGCTGCGTCATGCCTGCGCGACCCGAAATTACGAACGTGGCGTTGACCTCGTTGCTATCCAGCAGATGCTGGGGCATTGGCACGTGGGGACGACGATGCGGTATGTGACGCCGTCGGCGACGTTCATCGAAGATGCTTACCGCCGGGCGGTCTCAGGGACTCTGGCTGAGCTGAGAGGAGAGGGAGATGGAGATTAG
- a CDS encoding integrase has translation MATRREITKKHATDYAKSSKTAKGLILDELVAVTGWSRANARRALSTARKRKGPARSVVRKPRGRTYGYDTLKVLISVWRLAGMPSGKYLAATMDLWLPKLEAFGELDAKRLTPAVAAQLMTVSGATIDRLLKPTRDAARPKGLSATKAGPLLRNSITVRKAGDEHEQAPGFIEADMVVHCGPTLAGEFARTLTATDVFTGWTENVAVRNGAHKWVLAAMDEVIARLPFPLVGLDTD, from the coding sequence ATGGCAACGCGTAGGGAAATCACGAAGAAGCACGCAACCGATTATGCGAAGTCGTCGAAGACTGCCAAGGGGCTGATTCTGGACGAGCTTGTGGCTGTCACGGGGTGGTCCAGGGCCAACGCCCGCCGGGCACTGTCCACCGCGCGGAAACGCAAAGGCCCGGCAAGATCGGTCGTGCGGAAGCCGCGGGGGCGGACCTACGGCTATGACACCTTGAAGGTCCTGATCAGTGTGTGGCGGCTCGCCGGGATGCCCTCAGGAAAATACCTGGCCGCGACCATGGACCTGTGGTTGCCCAAGCTGGAAGCCTTCGGGGAGCTCGACGCGAAGAGGCTGACCCCGGCCGTGGCGGCGCAGCTGATGACGGTCTCCGGGGCCACGATCGACCGGCTCCTCAAACCCACCAGGGACGCCGCCAGGCCCAAGGGCCTATCCGCGACCAAAGCCGGGCCGCTGCTGCGGAACTCCATCACGGTCCGCAAAGCCGGGGACGAACACGAACAGGCGCCGGGGTTCATCGAAGCGGACATGGTCGTCCACTGCGGTCCCACCCTGGCCGGGGAATTCGCCAGGACTCTGACCGCCACCGACGTGTTCACGGGCTGGACCGAGAACGTCGCGGTCCGCAACGGCGCGCACAAATGGGTACTCGCAGCCATGGACGAGGTCATAGCCCGGCTGCCGTTCCCCCTGGTTGGCCTGGACACCGATTAA
- a CDS encoding IS1380 family transposase, producing MPRRQRRPRPAPPKPDQHTLNQPGRCRHDLAQLATNLGESEKEDARPTWKKGFGFHPLCSFLDHGILGTGEPLVTLLRPGNAGSNTVADHIQVVKDSVKQLPTGYRSGRKIMIRTDSAGGTHGFLDWLTAKHRNFSYSVGFPIHGAVAEVLPLVPKIGWTKAYDSDGVERDGAWVADITGMLDLSSWPAGMRVIVRKEVPHAGAQLRITDIDGNRYTAIATNQTKGQLAVLEVRHRLRARCEDRIRNAKDTGLANLPFHAFTGNELWCHVVMLAAEIMAWTQMIAFTGTKARRWEPKKLRARLFEIGGKLASHARQTTLHLAATAPEVKLLLKGMERIAALSPP from the coding sequence ATACCTCGCCGACAACGTCGACCGCGACCGGCTCCACCGAAGCCCGACCAACACACCCTGAACCAACCCGGGCGCTGCAGGCACGACCTTGCACAACTTGCCACGAACCTGGGCGAGTCAGAGAAGGAAGACGCCCGTCCAACGTGGAAGAAAGGATTCGGATTCCACCCACTGTGTTCCTTCCTTGACCACGGGATTCTGGGCACCGGTGAGCCGCTCGTGACTCTGCTGCGGCCCGGAAATGCCGGTTCCAACACGGTTGCCGATCACATCCAGGTCGTCAAAGACTCTGTCAAACAACTCCCCACGGGGTACCGGTCCGGGCGGAAAATCATGATCCGCACGGATTCCGCCGGCGGCACCCACGGCTTCCTGGACTGGCTGACCGCCAAACACCGCAACTTCTCCTACTCGGTCGGGTTCCCTATCCATGGAGCCGTGGCCGAGGTCCTGCCATTGGTCCCCAAAATCGGGTGGACGAAAGCATATGACAGTGACGGGGTCGAGCGTGACGGCGCCTGGGTCGCGGACATCACCGGCATGCTGGACCTGTCCTCTTGGCCTGCCGGGATGCGTGTCATCGTCCGCAAGGAAGTCCCGCACGCCGGGGCCCAGCTGCGGATCACCGACATCGACGGCAACCGCTACACGGCCATCGCCACCAACCAAACCAAAGGCCAGCTGGCCGTCTTGGAGGTCCGCCACCGCCTCCGGGCGCGCTGCGAGGACAGGATCCGCAACGCCAAAGACACCGGCCTGGCCAACCTGCCCTTCCACGCCTTTACCGGCAATGAACTCTGGTGCCACGTGGTCATGCTCGCCGCTGAGATCATGGCCTGGACCCAAATGATCGCTTTCACAGGTACGAAAGCCAGGCGTTGGGAGCCCAAGAAACTCCGGGCAAGGCTGTTCGAAATCGGCGGCAAGCTTGCCAGCCATGCCCGCCAAACAACCCTGCACCTCGCCGCGACAGCACCGGAGGTAAAGCTGCTGCTCAAAGGGATGGAACGAATCGCGGCGCTGAGCCCGCCATAG
- a CDS encoding helix-turn-helix transcriptional regulator: MEIRWRLRMAAAQREIWTGAQLRRLLAERAGLELSSASVSALFAKQPSQVKLDTLAALCTALECTPNDLIEVDTTPVTQPVKQARAKAEPKAARGRSMPPL; the protein is encoded by the coding sequence ATGGAGATTAGGTGGCGGCTGCGGATGGCTGCAGCACAGCGGGAGATCTGGACCGGGGCGCAGTTGCGCCGGCTCCTGGCCGAACGCGCCGGCCTTGAGCTGTCCTCGGCATCTGTATCGGCCCTGTTCGCCAAGCAACCCAGCCAAGTCAAGCTCGACACCCTCGCCGCGCTCTGCACGGCGCTGGAGTGCACCCCCAATGACCTGATCGAGGTCGACACCACCCCGGTTACGCAGCCGGTGAAGCAGGCCCGGGCCAAGGCCGAGCCGAAGGCCGCCCGCGGCCGCTCGATGCCGCCGCTGTGA
- a CDS encoding CpaF family protein: MDAVRIVEDEVRELIRRRGLDPLRQAGEVRRLVEAAVSDYDERALMGPLPPIGPLEAARRFVFDAVAGFGVLQPLLDDPTIEEVWINAPNEIYVARNGESELTSLSLTDQQVRDLVERMLKSSGRRLDMSSPFVDAALPDGSRLHVVIPDVTRRHWAVNIRKFVVKASRLEHLVELGTLTPQSARFLGAAVSSGLNILVSGSTQAGKTTMLNCLAASIGSRERVITVEEIFELQFPLRDVVGLQCRQPNLEGEGEIPLRRLVKEALRMRPDRLVVGEVREAESLDMLIALNSGLPGMCTVHANSAHDAVTKICTLPLLAGENISSAFVVPTVASCIDLVVHCSRHANGRRQVTEILSLGRRVENGIIESSMVFAMEDGQLQPRANSMPAAEKFSRAGYDVAALLEPR, translated from the coding sequence ATGGACGCTGTGCGAATCGTGGAAGACGAAGTCCGCGAGCTGATCCGCCGTCGGGGCCTGGACCCGCTACGGCAGGCGGGCGAGGTCCGCCGTCTGGTCGAAGCAGCCGTCAGCGATTACGACGAACGCGCCCTCATGGGGCCGCTGCCTCCGATTGGTCCGTTGGAAGCGGCACGCCGGTTTGTCTTTGACGCGGTGGCCGGGTTCGGTGTCCTTCAGCCGCTTCTTGACGATCCGACCATCGAGGAAGTCTGGATCAACGCGCCAAACGAAATCTACGTGGCCAGGAACGGCGAGTCGGAACTGACCTCGCTCAGCCTCACTGACCAGCAGGTTCGCGATCTCGTGGAGCGCATGCTGAAGAGTTCCGGCCGGCGCCTGGACATGTCATCGCCGTTTGTCGACGCCGCACTCCCCGATGGTTCCAGGCTGCATGTGGTCATCCCGGATGTCACCCGCAGGCACTGGGCCGTGAATATCCGCAAGTTCGTGGTGAAGGCCAGCCGCCTTGAACACCTCGTCGAGCTGGGCACGCTGACACCCCAGTCGGCCCGGTTCCTCGGTGCAGCCGTATCCAGCGGACTGAACATCCTTGTGTCAGGCTCCACCCAGGCGGGCAAAACCACCATGCTCAACTGCCTGGCAGCGAGCATCGGCAGCCGTGAGCGCGTCATTACGGTCGAGGAAATCTTTGAGCTCCAGTTCCCCCTCCGGGATGTCGTCGGACTCCAATGCAGGCAGCCCAACCTCGAAGGAGAGGGCGAAATCCCTCTGCGCAGGCTTGTCAAGGAAGCCCTCCGGATGCGCCCGGACCGCTTGGTCGTTGGAGAGGTACGGGAAGCGGAAAGCCTCGACATGCTCATCGCCCTAAATAGTGGCTTACCAGGCATGTGCACCGTCCATGCAAACTCAGCCCACGACGCTGTGACCAAGATCTGTACCCTTCCGCTACTCGCCGGTGAAAATATCTCGTCTGCCTTCGTCGTCCCCACGGTGGCGTCCTGCATTGACCTCGTGGTCCACTGCAGCCGGCACGCCAACGGCAGACGCCAAGTAACCGAGATCCTTTCCCTCGGCCGGCGGGTGGAAAACGGCATCATCGAATCCTCCATGGTTTTCGCCATGGAGGATGGCCAGCTGCAGCCGCGGGCCAACTCCATGCCCGCGGCGGAGAAGTTTTCCCGGGCAGGGTACGACGTCGCGGCGCTGCTGGAGCCGCGCTGA